CCGCCGGCGTCCTGTCCTGCAGCCTGGGCCTGGCCCACGCCGCCGAGGACGACAAACCCGCCGCGCCCGCCGCCGTCACCCCGGCCGCCGAGGCCGGCCCGACCAGCGCCGGCGTCGTGATCGTGACCGGCACGCGCGTCACCGGTTTGAAAGCCGAGAACAGCGCGGCGCCGATCCAGGTGCTGGACGCGAGCTCGCTGGCGCGCACCGGCCAGCCCGACCTGATCCAGGCGCTGTCGCAGAACCTGCCGTCGCTGAACGCCCAGGCCTTCGGCGGCGACATGGCCAACATGACGCTGTCGGCGCGCCTGCGCGGCCTGTCGCCCAACAACACGCTGGTGCTGGTCAACGGCAAGCGCCGCCACGGCACCGCCAACCTGGCGGTGCTGGGCGGGCCGTACCAGGGCGGCGCGGCGGCCGACCTGAACTACATCCCGGTCTCGGCCATCGACCACATCGAAGTGCTGCAGGACGGCGCGGCCGCCCAGTACGGCACCGACGCCATCGCCGGCGTGGTCAACATCATCCTCAAGTCCAACTACAAGGGCGGCACCGCCAACGTCAACGGCGGCGGCTACGGCGACGGCGGCGGCCACACCGGCGACGGCGCGGCCAACATCGGCCTGTCGCCGTTCGGCGATTCGTTCCTGAGCCTGACGGTCGAAGACAAGTACCACGGCTTTTCGGACCGCGGCGGCATCGATCCGCGCGTGATCGACGCCGCCACGCTGGCGGCCAACCCGAGCCTGAAGAGTGCGCCCGGCTACCCCAACGTCAACCACATCCAGGGCGACGCCCAGTACCACCAGCAGATCGCCGCGGCCAACTTCGGCGTCGACCTGTCGGGCGACGTCAACCTGTACAGCTTCGCCACCTACGGCCACAAGAAGGCGGCCGCGTTCGAGAACTACCGCCTGCCGAGCCGCCTGCCGACCCTGTACCCGCTCGGCTTTTCGCCGCAGGAGAGCTTCAAGGAAGACGACTACGCCTGGACCGTCGGCCTCAAGGGCACGATCGCCGGCAACTGGCGCTGGGACCTGTCGAGCACCTACGGCCGCGACGAAGCCAAGGTCGGCGTCCAGCATTCCGGCAACGTCTCGCTGTTCACCGACACCGGCTCGACGCCGACGGACTTCAACGCCGGCAAATTCATCGCCAGCCAGTGGACCAACAACCTCGACCTGAACCACGAGTTCGACGTCGGCTGGGCCACGCCGCTGACCTTCGCGGTCGGCCTCGAGCAGCGCCACGACACCTACGAGATCCAGTCCGGCGATGCGCCCTCGCGCTACAAGGAAGGCTCGCAGGCCTTCCCGGGCTTCTCGCTGACCGACGCCGGCAGCCACAGCCGCAACAACGGCGCCGCCTACATCGACCTGGCGGCGCAGATCGTCAAGGGCTGGACCGTCGACCTGGCCGGCCGCTACGAGCACTTCAGCGACTTCGGCAACGCCAAGGTCGGCAAGCTGACCACGCGCTACGACGTGTCGCCGATGGTCGGCGTGCGCGCGACCTACTCGAACGGTTTCCGCGCGCCGACGCTGGCCGAGGAATACTATTCGGCCACCAACGTGTCGCCGCACAGCGCCTTCGTGCAGCTGCCGCCGAACTCGCCGGGCGCACGCCTGGTCGGCGTGAACGGCCTGCGTCCGGAAGCCTCGACCAACATCAGCGCCGGCATCGTGCTGAACCCGGCCGCCAACGTCTCGGTGACGCTGGACGCCTACCAGATCACGATCCGCGACCGCATCGTCGGCTCGGGCGCGCTGTACGGCTCGGGCGGCGCGGTCAACTCCCCGGCGGTGACGGCGGCGATCCTCGCCAACGGCAACGTGCTCGATCCGACCGTGGTCCAGACCGGCATCAACATCTTCTCGAACGCAGTCAACACGCGCTCGAAAGGCCTGGAGTTCGTCGCCACCCTGAACAGCAACTTCGGGACCTGGGGCCGGGTCGACTGGTCGCTCGCGGCCAACGCCAACAAGACCGACGTCATCAAGATCAACCAGGCCCCGAACCAGCTGCAGCCGCAGACGCTGCTGGACGCGGCCGCGATCTCGGACATCGAAACCGCCTCGCCCAAGATCCGCGTGAACCTGGGCGCGCTGTGGCACTACGGCGCCTGGACCGTGAACGCGCGCGAAGCGTTCTATGGCCGCGCGTCGGAGATGGGTTCGGAAAACGGCTCGACCTACTACGAGACCGTGATCAAGCCGACCGCGATCACCGACCTCGAAGTCAGCTACCAGGTCAACAAGGCCTGGACCGTGTCGGTCGGCGCCAACAACCTGTTCAACCAGTACCCGAACCACATCAACAACGGCCTGCTGGCCGAGCAGCGCGCCGCGCTGGACAACGCGGCGGTCACGATCCTGCCGTCGTTCTCGCCGTTCGGGATCAATGGCGGCTACTACTACGCGCGGGTCGGCTTCAAGTTCTGAGGCCGCATCGGCGGCGGGTTGGAGCTGACGGGCCCGGGGCTGCGAAGTCCCGGGCTTCTTCGTTAGTGGCGGCGATGGCGCGTGGCCGCGCGCAGCGCGTCGAGGCGCTCGCGCCGGTCCTGCTGGGCCGAGTCGAGGCATTCGCACTGGCGGTAGACGCGGTCGGCGGCCAGCGCGGCGGGCAGGCGGACCTTGCGGGTGGGACGGGTTGGCATGATCGGTTCGACGCCGGGACGGCATCGCTTGTGAAGACCGGTCCAGGATAGCCAGGCCCGGATAAAGGCCGGCTAAAGAATCGCGGCGGGGCCGTATAGCCGCCGTAAAAACCCGGTGGCCTCAAGGCGCCAGCTTGCTGCCGCAATCCTTGCAGTAGGCGGCGTCGGCGCCGTGGCCGCCGCTGGCGCAGGCGCCGCAGCTGCGGACCTCGCGCGCGGGCGCAGGGTCGGGCTCAGGGTCGGGCGCACTCGCGGGTGCGGACGCCTGCGCGTGCGAGGGCGCACGCCCGCCCGCGCGCGCGAGGGCCCGCGCGGTGGTGCGCAGCGTCCCGCGCCGGTCGTTGCGGTCGCGATGGCGCACCGTCATCTCCGCGGTGACGATCCCCGTGGGCACCGCCAGGATGCCCCAGCCGAGCAGCATCATGAACGACGCGATCGCCTTGCCGGCGCCGGTCTTGGGCGCGATGTCGCCGTAGCCGACCGTGGTCAGGGTGACGGTGGCCCAGTACATCGCGGTCGGGATGCTGGTGAAGCCGTTGGCCGGCCCTTCGATCACGTACATCACCGTGCCCATGATGACGATCACCATCAGCACCACCGACAGGAACACCAGGATCTTGCGCCGGCTTGCGGCCAGCGCCTCGCCCAGGCGCGTGTACTCCTCGATGTACAGGGTCAGCTTGAAGATGCGGAAGACGCGCAGCAGGCGCAGGATGCGGATGTCGAGCAGCATCGCGCTGCCCGGCACCAGCAGCGAAAAATAGGTCGGCAGCACCGACAGCAGGTCGATCACGCCGAAGAAGCCGGTGGCGTAGCGCCAGGGCCGGCGCACGCACAGCAGGCGCGCGGCGTATTCGACGGTGAACAGCAGCGTGAAGCCCCACTCCAGCCCGTTCAGCACCGGTCCCCAGGCGCGTTCCAGCTCGGGCACGCTGTCCAGCACCACCACCAGGATGGACAGCAGGATCGCGCCCACCAGCAGGATGTCGAAGCGGCGCCCGGCCGGGGTGTCGGCCTCGAAGATGACGTCGTACATGCGCCGCCGCAGTCCCGGAGGCGGCTTGCCGTAGGACGGCGGCGCCTGCGGGACGTAGGCGGGTGCGTTGTCCAGCCCGGCGTCATCCATCTCGGCGCTCAATCGGCGTGGCGCTCGACCCAGGTGGCGAAGCATTCCATGAACTGGGTCAGGAAGCCTTTGAGCGACTCGTCGTTCAGGTTGCCGGCCTCGTCGAACTTGCCGGCGATGCCGCCAATATAGGCCTCGGGCATCTGCATGCAGGGCATGTTGAGGAACACCAGGCACTGGCGCACGGCGTGGTTGGCGCCGAAGGCGCCCAGCGCGCCCGGCGAACAGCTGACCACCGCGCACGGCTTGCCGGTCCAGGCGGCGTGGCCGTAGGGGCGCGAGCCGACGTCGATGGCGTTCTTGAGCACCGCCGGCAGCGAGCGGTTGTACTCGGGCGTGGCGAACAGGACGCCGTCGACGGCGCCGATGCGCTCGCGGAACTCGGTCCAGCGCGCGGGCGGGTTGTCGGTTTCGATGTCCTGGTTGTACATCGGCAGCTCGCCGATGTTGACGATCTCCAGCTCGAGCGTGGGCGGCGCCACCAGCATCATGCTCTTGGCCAGCTTGCGGGTGAACGATTCCTTGCGCAGGCTGCCTACCAGTACTGCGATCTTGCGAGTTGCCATGATGCTCCCTTTGCGCGTCAGCGGTGTGGATGGGTCGGAATCCAGATGGTAACGAATTTCCGGCGGCAGGCGCGCGCTGGCGCAAACCTGCCTGGGCCATACTGAGCCCATGAAGATCCGATTCACCATCGTCGCGTCCGCCCTGGCCGGCCTGGCCGTGTGCGCCTGGGGCGCCGCGCCGTACGCCTCGCTGCTGCGCGCCCACCGCTTTGCCGAAGTCGAGCGGCTCGCCGACGCCGCCCTGGCGCGCGATCCTGCGGAGCCCGATGCCCTCGCCGCCAAGTCCGAGGCCATCATGGCGCTCGACCACGAGGGCCGTACCGAGGAGGCGCTCCGGCTCGCCGAACAGTGCATCGCGGCGAATGCGCAGCATTCGAACTGCTACCTCGCGCACGGCAACGCCCTCGGCGCCAAGGCCCAGCACGCCGGCCCGATCGCGGCGATGGGCCTGGCCACGCGCATCCGCGACGATTTCCTCAAGGCAGTCGAACTCGATCCGCACAACACCGACGCGCGCTTCGCGCTGCTGGACTACTACATCCAGGCCCCGGCCCTGGTCGGCGGCGGCCGCGCCCGCGCCCGCGCGCTGGCGGCGCAGACCGAAGCCGTCAGTCCCGCGGCGGGCAGGCTGATGCAGGCCCAGCTCGCCCTGGCGGACAAGGATTATGCGCAGGCGCAGGCGATCCTGCACGCAGTGCGCACCGGCGGCGACGAGATGGCGGCGGACCGCCAGCGCGAGCTGATGGCCGCGCTCGGCCAGCACTATCGGGCCGACGGCAAGCACGCCGACGGCGACAGCGTCATGCGCGATGTGCAGCAGCGCTTTCCGGAGGCCGGCGCGACGCCCTGATGGGCGACGCCATGATGCGTGCGCGCGCGGCCGGCGTCAGATCCGGCGCCGCCGATACTCGTCCAGGAAGGTCGCCGCGGCGCGCTTGTCGAGCACGCGCACCGGATCGCCGTGCCAGCTGTACAGGAACGGCGCGCCGCCGGCGCGGTCGGTCAGCTTGGCGCGAATCAGAAAGCGGGTGCCGGCCGGATAGCGTTCGGGATCGACCAGGGCACGCGCGCATTGCACGCGCATGCCGGTCGAATACGCCTGGCCGGCCATCGGCTTGATGCGCAGGCGGCCGGAACCCGGATCGACGATGGATTCGACGGCCACGTCGCGGTAGGCCCAGGGGTCGCGCGCCATCGGAGCTCGCTACTTACCGCGG
This genomic stretch from Massilia sp. 9096 harbors:
- a CDS encoding NADPH-dependent FMN reductase, whose protein sequence is MMATRKIAVLVGSLRKESFTRKLAKSMMLVAPPTLELEIVNIGELPMYNQDIETDNPPARWTEFRERIGAVDGVLFATPEYNRSLPAVLKNAIDVGSRPYGHAAWTGKPCAVVSCSPGALGAFGANHAVRQCLVFLNMPCMQMPEAYIGGIAGKFDEAGNLNDESLKGFLTQFMECFATWVERHAD
- a CDS encoding ion transporter, translated to MDDAGLDNAPAYVPQAPPSYGKPPPGLRRRMYDVIFEADTPAGRRFDILLVGAILLSILVVVLDSVPELERAWGPVLNGLEWGFTLLFTVEYAARLLCVRRPWRYATGFFGVIDLLSVLPTYFSLLVPGSAMLLDIRILRLLRVFRIFKLTLYIEEYTRLGEALAASRRKILVFLSVVLMVIVIMGTVMYVIEGPANGFTSIPTAMYWATVTLTTVGYGDIAPKTGAGKAIASFMMLLGWGILAVPTGIVTAEMTVRHRDRNDRRGTLRTTARALARAGGRAPSHAQASAPASAPDPEPDPAPAREVRSCGACASGGHGADAAYCKDCGSKLAP
- a CDS encoding TonB-dependent siderophore receptor is translated as MHKVILHTGVAAGVLSCSLGLAHAAEDDKPAAPAAVTPAAEAGPTSAGVVIVTGTRVTGLKAENSAAPIQVLDASSLARTGQPDLIQALSQNLPSLNAQAFGGDMANMTLSARLRGLSPNNTLVLVNGKRRHGTANLAVLGGPYQGGAAADLNYIPVSAIDHIEVLQDGAAAQYGTDAIAGVVNIILKSNYKGGTANVNGGGYGDGGGHTGDGAANIGLSPFGDSFLSLTVEDKYHGFSDRGGIDPRVIDAATLAANPSLKSAPGYPNVNHIQGDAQYHQQIAAANFGVDLSGDVNLYSFATYGHKKAAAFENYRLPSRLPTLYPLGFSPQESFKEDDYAWTVGLKGTIAGNWRWDLSSTYGRDEAKVGVQHSGNVSLFTDTGSTPTDFNAGKFIASQWTNNLDLNHEFDVGWATPLTFAVGLEQRHDTYEIQSGDAPSRYKEGSQAFPGFSLTDAGSHSRNNGAAYIDLAAQIVKGWTVDLAGRYEHFSDFGNAKVGKLTTRYDVSPMVGVRATYSNGFRAPTLAEEYYSATNVSPHSAFVQLPPNSPGARLVGVNGLRPEASTNISAGIVLNPAANVSVTLDAYQITIRDRIVGSGALYGSGGAVNSPAVTAAILANGNVLDPTVVQTGINIFSNAVNTRSKGLEFVATLNSNFGTWGRVDWSLAANANKTDVIKINQAPNQLQPQTLLDAAAISDIETASPKIRVNLGALWHYGAWTVNAREAFYGRASEMGSENGSTYYETVIKPTAITDLEVSYQVNKAWTVSVGANNLFNQYPNHINNGLLAEQRAALDNAAVTILPSFSPFGINGGYYYARVGFKF